The following proteins are encoded in a genomic region of Sulfurovum indicum:
- a CDS encoding fumarylacetoacetate hydrolase family protein yields the protein MRTIQYESENITPSKVICVGRNYVAHIEELNNETPDSMVLFNKPNSAITNQLEYIQEDCRFEGEICFLIKENKIEGVGFGLDLTKAGIQNKMKEKGLPWERAKSFDGSAVLSRFVKCSGNIETLEMKLYINDVLAQHADYDLMIYKPESIVSEIASFMSFEDGDIIMSGTPKGVATYSKGDIFAAEIYMDGKLVLQEEFIAR from the coding sequence ATGCGAACCATACAATATGAAAGTGAAAATATCACTCCGTCAAAAGTGATCTGTGTAGGCAGGAACTATGTAGCCCATATAGAAGAGTTAAACAATGAAACACCAGACAGCATGGTATTATTCAACAAGCCAAATTCAGCGATTACAAACCAGCTTGAGTATATACAGGAAGATTGCCGCTTTGAAGGTGAGATCTGTTTTCTTATTAAAGAGAACAAGATAGAAGGCGTGGGCTTTGGGCTGGACTTGACCAAAGCAGGTATACAAAATAAGATGAAAGAGAAGGGACTTCCCTGGGAGAGAGCCAAAAGCTTCGACGGTTCTGCTGTTTTGAGCAGGTTTGTAAAATGCAGTGGAAATATAGAAACACTTGAGATGAAGCTCTATATCAATGATGTGCTTGCCCAGCATGCAGACTATGATCTGATGATATACAAGCCCGAAAGCATTGTAAGTGAAATAGCCTCTTTTATGAGCTTTGAAGATGGGGATATCATCATGAGCGGTACACCAAAGGGTGTAGCAACTTACTCCAAAGGTGATATTTTTGCCGCTGAGATCTATATGGATGGAAAGCTGGTGCTGCAAGAAGAGTTCATAGCACGGTAA
- a CDS encoding porin family protein: MKKVTLSIAALAAMGTFAMAGGSIAPVEPVVETPVVAAPQDAGFYVGMAYGLGNMGLAYNNYPDPSYDHDENFDALMLQAGYKINPYVAVEGRYWFTDGEWSDIYGSADFSADAWGIYVKPMYPVTNEIDIYALLGYGDTDPEIGGGKPPYDTDGFQWGLGASYEFTSDIAVFMDYVSLYDDTNSGEDLTIDTWNFGVTYKF; encoded by the coding sequence ATGAAAAAAGTAACACTTTCAATTGCTGCGCTCGCAGCAATGGGTACATTCGCAATGGCGGGTGGAAGCATCGCTCCGGTTGAACCAGTAGTAGAAACCCCTGTAGTAGCAGCACCACAGGATGCCGGTTTCTATGTAGGTATGGCATATGGCCTGGGGAATATGGGCCTTGCTTACAACAACTATCCGGATCCCAGCTACGATCATGACGAGAACTTTGACGCATTGATGCTGCAGGCCGGGTATAAAATCAACCCTTATGTAGCGGTAGAGGGCAGATACTGGTTCACTGATGGAGAGTGGAGTGATATTTACGGCTCGGCGGATTTTTCTGCAGATGCATGGGGTATTTATGTAAAACCAATGTACCCTGTCACCAATGAGATCGACATTTATGCATTGCTTGGGTATGGTGATACCGATCCTGAAATTGGCGGAGGAAAACCTCCCTATGATACAGATGGTTTTCAATGGGGTTTAGGTGCCTCGTATGAATTTACTTCAGATATAGCTGTATTTATGGATTATGTCAGTTTATATGACGATACGAATAGTGGTGAGGACCTTACCATTGATACCTGGAACTTTGGGGTAACCTACAAATTCTAA
- the ilvD gene encoding dihydroxy-acid dehydratase — translation MRSDEIKKGHSRAPHRSLLRATGLRDEDFEKPFIGVANSFIELIPGHYFLNKVGEIIKEEIRANGCVPFEFNTIGVDDGIAMGHDGMLYSLPSREIIANSIETVMNAHKLDAMIAVPNCDKIVPGMIMGALRVDVPTVFVSGGPMAAGHKKDGTPIDLATAFEAVGQFEAGEIDEEELTDIECNACPSGGSCSGMFTANSMNTLMEAMGIALPGNGTILALTPEREELYRKAARRICEIAKADAATREKFRLRNILNENAVRNAFAVDMAMGGSSNTVLHMLAIAKEAEVDFNLQDINAISKRVSHIAKISPSLTTVHMEDINKAGGVSAVMHEMAKRGEDILLDNPTITGESLYERIKDAKILDTNIIHTIDNPYSEVGGLAILYGNLAEQGAVIKTAGITGDRVFTGTAVCFDSQDDAIEGIISGKVKAGNVVVIRYEGPRGGPGMQEMLSPTSLIMGMGLGDKVALITDGRFSGATRGASIGHVSPEAAEGGMIGLLEDGDEIHIDVDNYILEVRLSDAEIAERRARFKPIVKPLKSKWLKQYRALVTNASSGAVLEAE, via the coding sequence ATGAGAAGTGATGAGATAAAAAAAGGGCATAGCCGTGCGCCACACAGAAGTCTGCTTCGTGCTACCGGTCTGAGAGATGAGGATTTTGAGAAGCCGTTCATTGGAGTAGCCAATTCTTTTATCGAACTGATCCCCGGGCACTACTTTCTGAATAAAGTGGGAGAGATCATCAAAGAGGAGATCAGGGCAAACGGATGTGTGCCTTTTGAGTTCAATACCATTGGAGTAGATGACGGGATCGCAATGGGGCATGACGGGATGCTCTATTCTCTTCCAAGTCGTGAGATCATTGCCAACTCCATAGAAACGGTCATGAATGCGCATAAGCTTGATGCGATGATCGCTGTTCCAAACTGTGACAAGATCGTACCGGGGATGATCATGGGGGCATTGCGCGTGGATGTGCCGACTGTATTCGTTTCAGGGGGACCGATGGCGGCAGGACACAAAAAAGATGGTACTCCTATTGACCTTGCAACGGCTTTTGAAGCGGTAGGGCAGTTCGAAGCAGGCGAGATCGATGAGGAAGAGTTGACCGATATTGAATGTAACGCCTGTCCAAGCGGAGGGTCATGTTCGGGGATGTTTACCGCCAACTCTATGAACACACTGATGGAAGCTATGGGGATCGCGCTTCCGGGTAACGGTACGATTCTTGCATTGACCCCCGAACGAGAGGAGCTGTACAGAAAAGCGGCAAGACGTATCTGTGAGATCGCAAAAGCCGATGCTGCGACGCGTGAGAAATTCAGGCTGAGAAACATTCTGAACGAGAATGCTGTACGCAATGCTTTTGCGGTTGATATGGCAATGGGAGGAAGCTCCAATACGGTACTTCATATGCTTGCCATAGCCAAAGAGGCGGAAGTAGATTTCAACCTTCAGGATATCAATGCCATCAGCAAACGTGTTTCACATATCGCCAAGATCTCTCCGTCACTGACAACCGTACATATGGAAGATATAAACAAGGCCGGTGGTGTAAGTGCTGTTATGCATGAGATGGCCAAGAGGGGAGAGGATATCCTTCTTGACAACCCTACCATTACAGGAGAGTCTCTCTATGAGCGTATAAAAGATGCAAAGATCCTCGATACAAATATCATTCATACGATCGATAATCCGTACTCGGAAGTAGGCGGACTGGCAATACTGTACGGTAATCTTGCCGAACAGGGGGCAGTCATCAAGACAGCAGGGATCACCGGAGACAGAGTCTTTACCGGTACAGCGGTCTGTTTTGATTCTCAGGATGATGCGATAGAGGGGATCATCAGCGGCAAGGTAAAAGCAGGGAACGTGGTTGTTATACGTTATGAGGGGCCTCGCGGCGGTCCTGGTATGCAGGAGATGCTTTCGCCTACTTCACTCATCATGGGTATGGGACTGGGAGACAAGGTGGCGCTCATTACTGACGGGAGGTTCTCGGGTGCGACCAGAGGGGCAAGTATCGGTCATGTAAGCCCGGAAGCGGCAGAAGGCGGAATGATCGGTCTGCTTGAGGATGGTGACGAGATCCATATTGATGTGGACAACTATATTCTTGAGGTCAGACTCAGTGATGCAGAGATAGCTGAGCGCCGTGCGCGATTCAAGCCGATCGTAAAGCCGCTTAAAAGCAAATGGCTTAAGCAGTATCGAGCTCTTGTAACCAATGCAAGCAGCGGAGCGGTACTCGAAGCAGAGTAG
- a CDS encoding C40 family peptidase — MKRLYKLLLPLSIATVTSYAANTTVKHTVKSGESLYTIAKKNHTTIDALCKINGIKKDEILKVGRAIKVPTASSNTKAANRTAKHTVKSGESLYTIAKKNHTTIDALCKINGIKKDEILKLGRVIKVPTASSNTKAKRKTAQKSNQKKKHLAQKSRTNKKYVIRKGDTLSTLAKKHHTTVAALRKANRLKKGQILRLGQVLTIPGKTAAYKKKIKIAKHKPKAQEKKLAKTLTRLKSKRLASTRVKKPKKYTLNDIVFGKSSKHKEKLPAKSRKIISLAKKKLGKRYVWGAVGQKNTFDCSGLTSYVCKANGINIPRRAIEQSKYGKPVKRNELQPGDLVFFDTSKKRKGYVNHVGIYIGNNKFIHASSAKKKVVITSLKKPFYSQRFKGARRVASL, encoded by the coding sequence TTGAAACGACTTTACAAACTACTGCTTCCACTCTCCATCGCAACAGTTACATCATATGCAGCAAACACAACCGTCAAACATACGGTCAAAAGCGGAGAATCTCTCTATACCATCGCAAAAAAGAATCATACGACCATTGATGCGCTCTGCAAGATCAACGGCATTAAAAAAGACGAGATACTGAAAGTAGGTCGTGCGATCAAAGTACCGACAGCTTCATCAAACACAAAAGCAGCAAACAGAACCGCCAAACATACGGTCAAAAGCGGAGAATCTCTCTATACCATTGCAAAAAAGAATCATACGACCATTGATGCGCTCTGCAAGATCAACGGCATTAAAAAAGACGAGATTCTGAAATTGGGTCGTGTGATCAAAGTACCGACAGCTTCATCAAACACAAAGGCAAAGAGAAAAACAGCCCAAAAAAGCAACCAAAAGAAAAAGCATCTTGCCCAAAAAAGCCGAACAAACAAAAAATATGTTATCAGAAAAGGTGATACGCTCTCAACTCTTGCAAAAAAACACCATACCACAGTAGCAGCGCTGCGTAAAGCCAACCGTCTCAAAAAGGGGCAGATACTTAGACTGGGACAGGTCCTGACCATTCCCGGTAAAACAGCCGCCTATAAGAAAAAGATAAAGATCGCGAAACACAAACCAAAAGCACAAGAGAAAAAACTGGCAAAAACACTGACACGTCTTAAATCCAAAAGACTTGCATCTACACGTGTCAAAAAACCAAAGAAATATACACTCAACGATATTGTTTTCGGAAAAAGCAGCAAACACAAAGAAAAACTTCCGGCAAAATCAAGAAAGATCATCTCTCTTGCCAAGAAGAAACTTGGAAAACGCTATGTCTGGGGAGCGGTAGGACAGAAAAACACCTTTGACTGTTCCGGACTTACAAGCTATGTCTGCAAGGCGAACGGTATCAATATCCCTAGACGTGCTATTGAGCAGTCCAAGTACGGTAAACCCGTCAAAAGAAATGAGCTTCAGCCTGGAGACCTGGTATTTTTCGATACCTCAAAAAAGCGTAAAGGATACGTCAACCATGTAGGGATATACATCGGAAACAACAAATTCATCCATGCCAGCTCAGCTAAAAAGAAGGTAGTGATCACAAGCCTGAAGAAACCATTCTACAGCCAGAGGTTCAAAGGTGCCAGAAGAGTCGCTTCTCTATAA
- the radC gene encoding RadC family protein, with the protein MTDILFLSGSLVYTASMKTIKELHKQDKPREKLVHKGAQALKNDELLSILLGSGVQGKDVRKLSKEIIALFEKGFDELTVEKLCDVHGLGMAKASQIVAAIELGRRYLIKNNKRITSAQDVYEELKAYVDRVQEYFLTITLDGASHIIQTRTVFIGTLNQSLVHPREVFADAICDRAAGIVIAHNHPSGTLEPSRADLQITDRLKEVARLVGIELLDHVILSKHGYYSFSDEGLL; encoded by the coding sequence ATGACAGATATTTTATTTTTATCCGGCAGTCTGGTTTATACTGCTTCTATGAAAACGATCAAAGAGCTGCATAAACAGGATAAACCCAGAGAGAAGCTTGTCCATAAAGGTGCCCAGGCATTGAAAAACGATGAACTGCTCTCCATACTGCTTGGTTCGGGGGTACAGGGCAAAGATGTCCGTAAACTCTCCAAAGAGATCATTGCGCTGTTTGAGAAGGGTTTTGATGAACTTACGGTCGAAAAACTCTGTGATGTCCATGGACTCGGCATGGCAAAAGCATCACAGATAGTGGCTGCCATAGAGCTTGGCAGACGTTACTTGATCAAAAATAATAAACGGATCACGTCTGCGCAGGATGTTTATGAGGAGCTCAAGGCATATGTTGACAGGGTACAAGAGTATTTTTTGACCATTACACTTGATGGAGCTTCACATATTATTCAGACACGTACCGTGTTTATCGGGACGCTCAATCAGTCACTGGTGCATCCGCGTGAAGTCTTTGCCGATGCTATTTGTGACAGAGCTGCCGGTATTGTCATTGCACACAATCATCCCTCCGGTACTCTGGAGCCAAGCAGAGCCGATCTGCAGATCACAGACAGGCTTAAAGAGGTTGCCCGACTGGTCGGCATAGAACTGCTCGATCATGTCATACTCTCAAAGCATGGCTATTACAGTTTTTCTGATGAAGGATTATTGTAG
- a CDS encoding TIGR01458 family HAD-type hydrolase, translated as MKQIKGLLFDIGGVLYTGSSVIEGAPETIDSLQKKYPMRFLTNTTRRLPSSILKKLTDFGFHVAEEELFTALSATRAFLSKQQATALTVMTDEASRYFEEMTSENPDYVVVGDAHTNFDYPHLNRAFRALVNGADLIAAAKNRYFKDDDGALSMDAGGFVQALEYATGKEAQIIGKPSRTFFHLAVESMGVRPSEVLMIGDDIEADIKGAQDAGLKTALVQTGKFGSKDLDKGIVPDLLLEDVNALNRHLSI; from the coding sequence ATGAAACAGATCAAAGGCTTGCTTTTTGACATTGGCGGGGTACTCTATACAGGCTCTTCTGTCATTGAAGGGGCTCCAGAGACCATCGACTCTCTGCAAAAAAAATATCCCATGCGTTTTTTGACCAATACCACCAGACGTCTCCCCTCTTCTATTTTAAAAAAACTTACCGATTTTGGTTTCCATGTTGCAGAAGAAGAGCTTTTTACCGCCCTGAGTGCGACCAGAGCATTTTTAAGCAAACAACAGGCAACTGCCTTGACAGTCATGACAGATGAAGCATCACGTTATTTTGAAGAGATGACCTCGGAGAACCCTGACTATGTAGTGGTGGGAGATGCCCATACCAACTTCGACTACCCGCACCTCAACCGTGCATTTCGGGCACTTGTAAACGGAGCAGATCTCATTGCAGCAGCAAAGAACCGATACTTTAAAGATGATGACGGTGCACTCTCGATGGATGCAGGAGGCTTTGTTCAGGCTTTGGAGTATGCCACCGGTAAAGAGGCTCAGATCATCGGGAAACCAAGCAGAACCTTTTTTCATCTTGCAGTCGAATCCATGGGAGTGAGACCTTCCGAAGTATTGATGATCGGTGATGACATCGAAGCAGACATCAAAGGGGCGCAGGATGCCGGTTTGAAAACTGCACTGGTCCAAACAGGGAAGTTCGGCAGCAAAGACCTTGACAAAGGGATCGTCCCGGACCTGCTCCTGGAAGATGTCAATGCACTGAACAGACATCTTTCCATATAA
- a CDS encoding helix-turn-helix domain-containing protein: MENQEQELLNQLANKIKYQRNKLGISQEKLAEKCNFDRTYISLLERAKRNPSYLSLKKLCHGLEIELSDLLKESS, from the coding sequence ATGGAAAATCAAGAACAAGAACTACTAAATCAGCTTGCAAACAAAATTAAATATCAAAGAAATAAACTTGGAATATCTCAAGAGAAATTAGCAGAAAAATGTAATTTTGATAGGACATACATAAGTTTATTAGAAAGAGCAAAACGAAATCCATCTTATTTGAGTTTGAAAAAATTGTGTCACGGCTTGGAAATAGAATTAAGTGATTTATTAAAAGAGTCATCATAA
- a CDS encoding DUF2075 domain-containing protein — MTRAYYSNTLKTFLIDKNNNILGQLARYHTHALEDLQKNAWLKQIDILKKTFRNIEDGYIFFEFSIPRMGKRVDNIVVIDDSVFIIEFKVGSTSYDNYAIEQVLDYALDLKNFHEGSHHVKLFPLLVATESSTKNNKIKTLHELLFSPLLVNKDNILENINSCLAYSDSDKVDPNMWANAIYKPTPTIIEAAQALYKGHNVQEISRSDSGAINLSITTETINNIIEYSKQNSLKSICFITGVPGAGKTLAGLNIANERMNIDANEHAVFLSGNGPLVEVLREALTRDEVLNAKSNGIKLTKKEAAIKSHAFIQNIHHFRDDALINSQAPIEKVVVFDEAQRAWNKKQTSDFMKRKKGQDDFDLSEPHFLIEVMDRHTDWCTIICLIGGGQEINVGEAGLEEWINSLKNNFTDWNIFYSNLIIEDKNYLRDFTLKQWLKRKVKSEDKLHLSVSVRSFRSEKLSEFVHSILDINTIKAKEIYTNYLKNNYPVKITRNFHKAKQWLKEQTLGSERNGVVASSGAYRLRPFGINVKSKIDAPTWFLNDKNDVRSSYFHEEIATEFDIQGLELDWICVCWDGDFYLKNNQWVYRKFKGTKWQKINKEITRHYLLNAYRVLLTRARQGMIIFIPNGSDEDHTRLAEYYDETFQYFKEIEIEEI; from the coding sequence ATGACACGAGCATACTATTCAAATACATTAAAGACATTTTTAATTGATAAAAACAATAATATTTTAGGACAGCTTGCAAGATATCATACACATGCGTTGGAAGATTTACAAAAAAATGCATGGCTAAAACAAATCGATATTCTAAAAAAAACTTTTAGAAATATAGAAGATGGATATATATTTTTTGAGTTTTCAATTCCAAGAATGGGAAAAAGGGTTGATAATATTGTTGTTATTGATGATTCAGTTTTTATTATTGAATTTAAAGTGGGTTCAACTTCATATGACAACTACGCAATAGAACAAGTTTTAGACTATGCATTAGATTTAAAAAATTTTCATGAAGGAAGTCATCATGTAAAGCTATTTCCACTTTTGGTAGCTACAGAATCAAGTACAAAAAATAATAAAATTAAAACTCTACATGAATTACTCTTTAGTCCGTTGCTTGTTAATAAAGATAATATTCTTGAAAATATCAACAGCTGTTTAGCATATAGTGATTCTGATAAAGTTGATCCAAATATGTGGGCTAATGCAATTTATAAACCTACTCCTACTATTATTGAGGCAGCACAGGCTTTGTACAAGGGGCATAACGTTCAAGAGATATCCCGGTCAGATTCGGGAGCTATAAATTTATCTATTACAACTGAGACAATAAATAACATCATTGAGTATTCCAAACAAAACAGCCTAAAATCTATTTGTTTTATAACAGGTGTTCCTGGTGCAGGTAAGACACTTGCGGGATTAAATATTGCAAATGAAAGAATGAATATTGATGCAAATGAACATGCAGTTTTTTTATCTGGAAATGGACCGTTAGTTGAGGTATTGCGAGAAGCATTAACAAGAGATGAAGTACTCAATGCAAAAAGTAATGGGATAAAATTAACAAAAAAAGAAGCTGCCATTAAATCTCATGCGTTTATTCAAAATATACATCACTTTAGAGATGATGCATTAATAAATAGTCAAGCACCTATAGAGAAAGTTGTTGTATTTGATGAAGCTCAAAGAGCATGGAATAAAAAACAGACAAGTGATTTTATGAAAAGAAAAAAAGGACAGGATGATTTTGATTTATCTGAGCCGCATTTTCTTATTGAGGTTATGGATAGGCATACGGATTGGTGTACAATTATTTGTCTGATTGGTGGGGGACAAGAAATAAATGTAGGTGAAGCGGGATTAGAAGAATGGATCAATTCGTTAAAAAATAATTTTACTGACTGGAATATATTTTATTCAAATTTAATCATAGAAGACAAAAATTATTTAAGAGATTTTACTTTGAAGCAATGGTTAAAAAGAAAAGTAAAATCTGAAGATAAATTACATTTATCAGTATCTGTGCGTTCATTTAGGTCAGAAAAACTATCTGAGTTTGTACACTCAATACTCGATATAAATACAATAAAAGCTAAAGAAATATATACAAATTACTTAAAAAATAACTATCCTGTCAAAATTACTAGAAATTTCCATAAAGCAAAACAATGGCTAAAAGAGCAGACATTGGGAAGTGAGCGTAATGGGGTAGTAGCATCATCGGGTGCATATAGATTAAGACCTTTTGGTATTAATGTAAAAAGTAAAATTGATGCTCCAACTTGGTTTTTGAATGATAAAAATGATGTAAGATCATCATATTTTCATGAAGAGATAGCTACAGAATTCGATATCCAAGGTTTAGAATTAGATTGGATATGTGTTTGTTGGGATGGTGATTTTTATTTAAAAAATAATCAGTGGGTATATAGAAAATTTAAAGGAACGAAATGGCAAAAAATCAATAAAGAAATAACAAGACACTATTTATTAAATGCTTATAGAGTCTTATTGACCAGGGCACGGCAAGGCATGATTATATTTATTCCAAATGGATCAGATGAAGATCATACGCGATTGGCTGAGTATTATGATGAGACTTTTCAGTATTTCAAAGAAATTGAAATTGAAGAAATTTGA
- a CDS encoding tyrosine-type recombinase/integrase: MSRMKSKKYQGVYLNKLANGDISYSIVYKDELNKTKRFTVGKKSQGITEVYANHKRNEFINKIHLGEDPLAHKKRREKITLDVLAEHYFTDKEYENKSNRRSYQKYQLHIQPVFGNRHIFDIEKQDVLNFRNSFIKKKAPKTINGIIQLLTAIINYSIKTKGLKIVNPCVGVPRLKTNDKRERFLTTKEIETLMYELEDEDLFLFAKLALCTGGRLETILHIQKKDIDLDNRFITLCDLKNDETYTGFVPHDMVEYFKEYLPNLRKNDYIVGGYHKKYPTRTISRHLKTILDDLFNQGLDKKDSKNRVVIHTLRHTFASHLAINGTPIFTIQKLMNHKDIEQTMRYAKLAPESGRDKVEGLYK, translated from the coding sequence ATGAGCAGAATGAAGTCCAAAAAATATCAAGGTGTTTATCTTAATAAACTAGCAAATGGAGATATTAGTTATTCCATAGTTTACAAGGATGAACTTAATAAAACCAAACGGTTTACAGTAGGGAAAAAGTCTCAAGGTATCACAGAAGTCTATGCCAATCATAAACGTAATGAGTTTATCAATAAAATACATTTAGGGGAAGATCCTCTCGCACATAAAAAGAGAAGAGAAAAAATCACCTTAGATGTCTTAGCTGAACATTATTTTACAGATAAAGAGTATGAAAATAAAAGTAATCGTAGATCCTATCAAAAGTATCAACTGCATATACAACCAGTATTTGGCAATAGACATATCTTTGATATAGAAAAGCAAGATGTGCTTAATTTTCGTAATAGCTTCATCAAGAAAAAAGCTCCAAAGACAATCAACGGTATTATCCAACTTTTAACAGCCATCATAAACTACAGTATTAAAACAAAGGGACTAAAAATAGTCAATCCTTGTGTAGGGGTACCACGTTTAAAAACAAATGATAAAAGAGAACGATTTTTAACGACCAAAGAAATAGAGACGTTAATGTATGAGTTAGAAGATGAAGATCTATTTTTGTTTGCAAAACTTGCATTATGTACAGGTGGTAGGCTAGAGACAATTTTACATATTCAAAAAAAAGACATAGATCTGGATAATAGATTTATTACCTTATGTGACTTGAAAAATGATGAAACCTATACAGGTTTTGTTCCTCATGATATGGTGGAGTATTTTAAAGAGTATCTGCCTAACCTGCGTAAAAATGATTATATTGTAGGTGGATATCATAAAAAATATCCTACAAGAACCATTAGCCGACATTTAAAAACCATTTTGGATGATTTGTTTAATCAAGGGTTAGATAAAAAAGATAGTAAGAACAGGGTAGTAATACATACCCTGAGACATACTTTTGCAAGCCACCTGGCGATCAATGGCACACCTATCTTTACGATTCAAAAGCTTATGAATCATAAAGATATTGAACAAACTATGAGATATGCAAAGTTAGCTCCAGAGAGTGGTAGGGATAAGGTGGAGGGATTATATAAATAA
- a CDS encoding Fic family protein, with product MEETKKWIWQHKNYPNFPYSHAELDSLLSKVSRNTGILEGTISSLNADNITSIQIDAVTNEIVASSEIEGEILNRDSVRSSVRKRLDDTFDYINDSSTYHTDGLVDVLMDSSFNHKPLTTQRLHGWHNALFPSGYSGLHKIDVAKYRSEEMSVVSGRGMKEKVHYEAPPYTTLENEMDVFLEYVNTSKDNPYIKSAIVHLWFVIIHPYDDGNGRIARAITNYVLSKELGFNYKYFSISSAVKDDKKNYYDILERTNKLLYNKKFDFTEWMTWHTNMINHAITISLENIKIVVDKTKFWDRARNLNLNEKQIKVLNKLLDAGEGKFEGGLTNKKYRSITGTTQVTASRHIKELVDKGLLREVEGHGGRSTCYDIVLKNKII from the coding sequence ATGGAAGAAACAAAAAAATGGATATGGCAACATAAAAACTATCCAAACTTTCCATATAGTCATGCAGAACTTGATTCACTTTTATCAAAGGTATCTCGAAATACTGGGATACTTGAAGGAACCATTAGCTCACTTAATGCAGATAACATCACTTCTATACAAATAGATGCTGTTACCAATGAAATCGTTGCTTCATCAGAAATAGAAGGAGAGATACTCAATAGAGACAGCGTGAGATCATCTGTACGAAAAAGACTGGATGATACCTTTGATTATATCAATGACTCATCTACATATCATACAGATGGTTTAGTCGATGTACTAATGGATAGTAGTTTCAATCACAAACCTCTTACTACCCAAAGACTACATGGATGGCATAATGCCCTTTTCCCTAGTGGGTACAGTGGCTTGCATAAAATAGATGTAGCCAAATATCGCTCAGAAGAGATGTCTGTAGTATCTGGTAGAGGCATGAAAGAAAAAGTACATTATGAAGCACCTCCTTACACTACACTGGAAAATGAAATGGATGTATTTCTTGAGTATGTCAATACTTCTAAAGATAACCCCTACATTAAAAGTGCTATTGTTCATTTATGGTTTGTCATTATCCACCCTTATGATGATGGTAACGGCAGAATAGCTAGAGCAATTACAAACTATGTACTCTCTAAAGAGTTAGGCTTTAATTATAAGTATTTTTCTATCTCTTCTGCAGTAAAAGATGATAAGAAAAACTATTATGATATTTTAGAACGTACCAATAAACTGCTTTATAATAAAAAATTCGACTTTACTGAGTGGATGACATGGCATACAAACATGATAAATCATGCAATTACCATCTCTCTTGAAAATATAAAAATAGTAGTAGATAAAACAAAGTTTTGGGATAGAGCTAGAAATCTAAATTTGAATGAAAAACAAATAAAAGTCCTCAATAAGCTGCTCGATGCAGGAGAAGGAAAATTTGAAGGTGGTCTGACTAATAAAAAATATAGAAGTATTACAGGTACTACCCAAGTCACTGCTTCACGCCATATCAAAGAATTAGTAGATAAAGGTTTATTACGTGAGGTTGAAGGACATGGCGGGAGAAGTACTTGTTATGATATTGTTTTGAAAAATAAAATCATCTAG
- a CDS encoding helix-turn-helix transcriptional regulator, with amino-acid sequence MQEQTNRDEIYEYLKSKYKRAVIGKKELATELGISPSTVDLYISKGMGIPSYRKLGTARNAKVVFTLVDLADYLTQTIKTV; translated from the coding sequence ATGCAAGAGCAAACAAACAGAGATGAAATATATGAATATCTAAAATCAAAGTACAAAAGAGCTGTTATCGGTAAAAAAGAATTAGCTACAGAGCTTGGAATTTCACCCTCAACTGTTGATCTTTATATCTCTAAAGGTATGGGTATTCCGTCATATCGAAAATTAGGCACTGCCCGTAATGCAAAGGTCGTATTCACATTGGTTGATTTAGCTGATTACCTTACCCAGACAATTAAAACGGTTTAG